From the genome of Dickeya aquatica, one region includes:
- a CDS encoding restriction endonuclease subunit S, which translates to MVPKGWEKKYLKDILSGPIRNGFSPVASDKETGFWILSLGSLGDEGINVTEIKPVEPIDRVLQTQLSHGDFLVSRSNTPDKVGRSIRFQGEIENCSYPDLMMKFRIDENKAEPEFIEQKLKNSDVRSYFTSCAAGSSATMVKINKGILEKTPLLLPNIKEQKKIAHILSTWDKAITTTEKLLANSQQQKKALMQELLTGKKRLPGFSGKWDDFYLGDIARITTGSSNRQDSYLYGKYTFFDRSEDVRSSDRYLFDCEAIIVPGEGQDFIPKYFSGKFDLHQRTYAIMDFPTCDGKFLFYIIHFFRGHFLSQAVGSTVKSLRLPMFQKMRLHLPTLIEQKKIATTLSIADQEIETLKQKLNHLKQEKKALMQQLLTGKRRVKTEAA; encoded by the coding sequence ATGGTGCCTAAGGGGTGGGAAAAAAAATATCTTAAAGATATTTTATCTGGGCCTATTAGAAATGGCTTTTCACCTGTTGCCTCTGATAAGGAAACTGGTTTTTGGATTCTGAGTCTTGGTTCTCTTGGTGATGAAGGGATAAACGTTACTGAAATAAAGCCTGTTGAACCAATAGATAGAGTACTTCAAACACAGCTTAGCCATGGAGATTTTCTCGTTAGTCGTTCTAATACACCAGATAAAGTAGGCCGCTCAATTCGTTTTCAGGGTGAAATTGAAAACTGTTCTTACCCGGATCTCATGATGAAATTTAGGATTGATGAGAATAAAGCAGAGCCTGAATTTATCGAGCAAAAATTAAAAAATTCTGATGTAAGATCTTACTTTACAAGTTGTGCTGCTGGAAGTAGCGCCACAATGGTAAAAATTAATAAAGGAATTCTTGAAAAGACACCTTTGCTACTCCCAAATATAAAAGAACAAAAAAAAATCGCCCACATACTTTCTACATGGGATAAAGCGATTACCACCACTGAAAAACTGCTCGCCAATAGCCAGCAGCAGAAAAAAGCTTTGATGCAGGAATTGCTCACCGGTAAGAAACGTTTACCGGGGTTTAGTGGGAAGTGGGATGACTTTTATCTGGGCGATATAGCAAGGATCACAACTGGTAGCTCTAATCGGCAGGATTCGTATCTTTATGGTAAATATACTTTTTTCGATCGTTCAGAAGATGTCCGTTCTAGCGATAGATATTTATTTGACTGTGAGGCAATAATTGTTCCAGGTGAAGGGCAAGATTTTATTCCAAAATATTTTTCTGGAAAATTCGATCTTCACCAAAGGACGTATGCAATCATGGATTTCCCCACGTGTGATGGAAAATTTCTTTTTTATATTATCCACTTTTTCAGGGGGCATTTTTTATCCCAAGCAGTAGGCTCCACGGTTAAATCTCTGCGTTTACCCATGTTTCAAAAGATGAGGTTACATTTACCAACATTAATCGAGCAAAAGAAAATTGCTACTACGCTCTCTATTGCAGACCAAGAAATCGAAACCCTAAAACAAAAGCTCAACCACCTAAAACAAGAAAAAAAAGCCCTGATGCAGCAACTGCTCACTGGTAAACGTCGGGTGAAAACGGAGGCGGCATGA
- a CDS encoding virulence RhuM family protein, with protein MTDKHLPQAPAGEFLLFQSDDGRARVECRFEAETLWLSQASMAELYGKDVRTINEHLVNIFAEDELAQNSTIRKFRIVRLEGKRQVAREIDHYNLEAVLAVGYRVRSTRGTQFRQWATQTLQEYLIKGFVMDDERLKNPPVGPSVVPDYFGEMLERIRDIRASERRVYLRVREIFALAADYQPSLKETTLFFQTIQNKLHFACTGKTAAELIHQRADASLPHMGLTSFKGDEVRKGDVTVAKNYLNQSEVDELNRVVNMWLDFAEDQARRRQQIFLRDWQEKLDQFLQFNDRDVLKGAGTISKKMADDKAQAEYEQFAEQQRRLKEAEGERDITELLQWQTNPKTKDAP; from the coding sequence ATGACGGATAAGCACTTACCTCAAGCCCCGGCAGGTGAATTCCTGCTGTTCCAAAGCGATGATGGCCGTGCTCGGGTTGAATGCCGATTTGAAGCGGAAACGCTTTGGCTGTCGCAGGCTTCAATGGCGGAGCTGTATGGTAAAGATGTGCGAACCATTAACGAACATCTAGTCAACATCTTTGCTGAAGACGAACTTGCTCAAAATTCAACTATCCGGAAATTCCGGATAGTTCGTTTAGAGGGTAAGCGTCAGGTGGCAAGAGAGATCGATCACTACAACCTTGAAGCGGTACTGGCCGTTGGTTATCGTGTTCGTTCAACCCGGGGCACCCAGTTCCGCCAATGGGCCACGCAAACCTTGCAGGAATACCTGATTAAAGGCTTTGTGATGGATGATGAGCGGCTGAAAAATCCGCCGGTCGGCCCGTCAGTGGTGCCCGATTACTTTGGTGAGATGCTGGAGCGCATCCGAGATATTCGTGCCAGCGAACGGCGCGTCTATTTACGGGTACGAGAAATCTTTGCTCTCGCAGCGGATTATCAGCCTTCACTGAAAGAGACCACGCTCTTTTTCCAGACTATCCAGAATAAACTGCATTTTGCTTGCACCGGGAAAACGGCGGCTGAACTTATTCACCAACGCGCCGATGCCAGTCTTCCGCATATGGGGTTGACCAGCTTCAAGGGTGATGAAGTGCGTAAAGGGGATGTCACCGTCGCCAAAAATTATCTCAATCAAAGCGAAGTTGATGAACTGAACCGCGTGGTCAATATGTGGCTGGATTTTGCTGAAGATCAGGCCAGACGACGCCAGCAGATATTTTTACGCGACTGGCAGGAAAAATTAGATCAATTCTTGCAATTCAACGATCGTGATGTATTAAAAGGTGCAGGTACGATCAGCAAGAAAATGGCGGATGATAAGGCTCAGGCTGAATATGAACAGTTCGCCGAGCAACAGCGTCGTTTAAAAGAAGCAGAGGGTGAGCGGGATATCACTGAGCTATTACAGTGGCAAACTAATCCAAAAACTAAGGATGCGCCATGA
- a CDS encoding type I restriction endonuclease subunit R: MSMQHVPKFQEEYSAKIPALTLLTSLGWSYITPDQAQEARGNKLDQVVLSQILREQLQKRTFTFAGRDYPLSDKAIDNLIAEVNSPALNEGLLTANERLYNHLMYGISVTEFIDSKKANPTIALIDWHNPVNNSFVFTEEFSVTRSNGIESRRPDIVCFVNGIPLAIIEAKRPDGNAKKGPTLDEGISQSLRNQRHDEIPRLFAYSQLLLSINGHDGRYGTCGTPAKFWANWREEDISDAEMYAIKNRSLSTEQFTALFSHRSQAIVDWYQQLITSGELAVTGQDKLLISLLSPVRLLEMTRYFTLFDKKVGKVVARYQQVFGIKRLIERINTKRPDGGVQGGVIWHTTGSGKSFTMVFLSKVLILHETLKQCRIVVVTDRIDLEKQLSRTFISGGELSGKRDKASAIATSGTRLAEQIGKGTERIIFSLIQKFNTAIRLPGCVNTSSDIIVLIDEGHRSQGGENHIRMKQALPNAAFVAFTGTPLLKDDKTTNKFGPIVHAYTMQRAVEDKTVTPLLYEERIPDLDVNERAIDSWFERITEGLSDEQKTDLKRKFARKGQIYSTDDRIRLIALDIANHFDKNIDDGLKGQLACDSKVSAIKYKKYLDEAGLFESAVVISSPDTREGNTEIDESTMPEVAQWWKENVGSQDEQVYTQHIIERFDKDDSLKILIVVDKLLTGFDEPKNAVLYIDKPLKGHNLIQAIARVNRLHPKKKFGLLIDYRGILRELDTTIQDYQKLASRTQGGYDINDLVGLYGQMSTEYKRLPQLYKNLWAIFAGVKNKNDTQQLRQVLIPRIEERNGELVDIHLRVREDFYEALTAFASCLKVALQSATFFEDKSFSDDDRYHYKETVSQFSSLRQLVQQDAGERIDYDEYAAQVKKLLDKHVVGVEVREPDGVYEVSQMGQFQQPEDWSDEKTRNETDIIKTRVTRMIEQQLRDDPYAQEAFSKLLRQAIEEAEKLFDHPLKQYLLFREFEEQVQERRLNDIPDAFAGNQHAQAYFGVFRKILPEVFAIVDAQVQDKWVKLAFTLDQLVDVSVAENSINPQNIEADIRKKLLPMLFKECKAIGGGMDQAKKMVEMIVQITRVGLSGV, from the coding sequence ATGAGTATGCAACATGTGCCAAAATTTCAGGAAGAGTACAGCGCTAAAATACCGGCACTAACATTACTCACCAGTCTTGGGTGGTCATATATTACGCCTGATCAGGCGCAGGAGGCACGTGGTAATAAGTTGGATCAGGTGGTATTAAGCCAGATTCTGCGTGAGCAATTGCAAAAGCGTACCTTCACTTTTGCAGGACGGGACTATCCGCTCTCCGATAAAGCGATTGATAACCTTATTGCCGAAGTAAACAGCCCGGCTTTGAATGAAGGTTTGCTCACCGCCAATGAGAGACTCTATAACCACTTGATGTACGGTATTTCTGTCACTGAGTTTATTGATAGTAAAAAGGCTAACCCCACCATAGCGTTGATTGACTGGCACAATCCGGTGAATAACAGTTTTGTCTTTACTGAAGAATTCAGTGTGACTCGCTCTAATGGTATTGAGTCGCGCAGGCCGGATATCGTTTGTTTTGTGAATGGTATTCCGCTGGCGATTATCGAGGCCAAACGTCCAGATGGTAATGCCAAAAAAGGCCCAACCCTTGATGAAGGAATTTCGCAAAGCCTGCGTAATCAGCGGCACGATGAAATTCCGCGTTTATTCGCTTACAGCCAGCTACTGTTATCCATTAATGGTCATGATGGCCGTTACGGCACCTGCGGCACGCCAGCGAAGTTTTGGGCGAACTGGCGTGAAGAGGATATCTCGGATGCTGAGATGTATGCCATCAAGAATCGCTCACTTTCCACCGAACAATTCACTGCGTTGTTCAGCCATCGTTCTCAAGCCATTGTGGATTGGTATCAACAGTTAATAACGAGCGGTGAACTTGCCGTTACCGGGCAAGATAAGCTGTTAATTAGCCTATTGTCGCCAGTTCGTCTGTTGGAGATGACTCGCTACTTTACGCTGTTTGATAAGAAAGTGGGAAAGGTTGTTGCCCGCTATCAGCAGGTGTTTGGCATCAAGCGTCTGATTGAGCGTATTAATACCAAACGCCCTGATGGGGGCGTCCAAGGTGGCGTGATTTGGCATACCACCGGTTCTGGTAAATCATTCACGATGGTTTTTCTGAGCAAGGTACTAATTCTGCATGAAACCCTAAAGCAGTGCCGCATTGTGGTGGTGACTGACCGTATTGACCTGGAAAAACAACTCAGCCGTACCTTTATTTCTGGCGGCGAATTGTCTGGGAAACGAGATAAAGCATCTGCTATCGCGACCTCTGGTACGCGGCTGGCGGAGCAGATTGGCAAAGGGACTGAACGCATTATTTTTTCGCTGATTCAGAAGTTTAATACCGCGATTCGGCTGCCGGGATGCGTTAATACCAGCTCAGATATTATCGTCTTGATTGATGAAGGCCACCGTAGCCAGGGCGGTGAAAACCATATCCGCATGAAGCAGGCATTGCCTAATGCCGCGTTTGTCGCTTTTACCGGCACCCCGCTGCTAAAAGACGATAAAACCACCAATAAGTTTGGCCCGATTGTGCATGCCTACACCATGCAGCGGGCAGTGGAAGACAAAACGGTAACGCCGCTGTTATACGAAGAGCGTATTCCTGACCTTGATGTTAATGAACGTGCGATTGATAGCTGGTTTGAACGTATTACCGAAGGATTAAGCGACGAACAAAAAACAGACCTCAAACGTAAGTTTGCCAGAAAAGGGCAAATATACAGCACAGACGATCGCATCCGTCTTATCGCATTGGATATTGCTAACCACTTCGACAAGAATATTGATGATGGCTTAAAAGGCCAGCTCGCCTGTGACAGTAAGGTCTCTGCGATTAAGTATAAAAAATATCTTGATGAAGCAGGCTTATTTGAATCAGCGGTGGTTATTAGCTCGCCCGATACCCGTGAGGGTAATACTGAGATCGATGAATCCACCATGCCGGAAGTGGCGCAGTGGTGGAAAGAGAATGTTGGCTCGCAGGATGAACAGGTTTATACCCAGCATATTATCGAGCGTTTTGATAAAGATGATTCGCTCAAAATCCTGATTGTGGTCGATAAGCTGCTGACAGGCTTTGACGAGCCGAAAAACGCCGTGCTCTATATCGACAAGCCGCTTAAAGGACACAACCTGATCCAGGCGATTGCTCGTGTTAACCGTTTACATCCGAAAAAGAAATTTGGATTGTTGATCGATTATCGCGGCATTCTCCGCGAACTGGATACCACCATTCAGGACTACCAAAAGCTCGCTTCCCGTACCCAAGGCGGTTACGACATCAACGATCTTGTTGGTCTCTACGGCCAGATGAGCACGGAGTACAAACGTCTCCCTCAGCTTTATAAAAATCTGTGGGCAATTTTTGCTGGTGTGAAAAATAAGAATGACACCCAGCAACTGCGCCAGGTGCTAATACCACGTATTGAAGAGCGAAACGGCGAACTTGTCGATATTCATCTGAGGGTGCGTGAAGACTTCTACGAAGCGCTGACGGCGTTTGCCAGTTGCCTGAAAGTAGCATTGCAATCTGCTACGTTCTTTGAAGATAAGAGCTTCAGTGATGATGATCGTTATCACTATAAAGAAACGGTGAGTCAGTTCTCTAGCTTACGCCAGTTAGTTCAGCAGGATGCGGGCGAGCGTATCGACTACGATGAGTACGCTGCTCAGGTGAAAAAACTGCTGGATAAACACGTGGTGGGTGTTGAGGTCCGAGAGCCCGATGGCGTATATGAAGTGAGCCAGATGGGGCAGTTCCAGCAACCCGAAGACTGGAGCGATGAGAAAACTCGCAACGAAACAGACATCATCAAAACACGCGTCACGCGGATGATTGAACAGCAACTGCGTGACGACCCTTACGCACAGGAGGCTTTTTCTAAGCTATTGCGTCAGGCGATTGAAGAAGCGGAGAAGTTATTTGATCATCCGTTGAAGCAATACCTGCTGTTTCGTGAGTTTGAAGAGCAAGTACAAGAACGTCGGCTGAATGATATCCCTGATGCATTTGCCGGTAATCAACATGCTCAAGCTTATTTTGGTGTATTCAGAAAAATTCTGCCGGAGGTTTTTGCGATTGTTGATGCACAGGTACAGGACAAATGGGTAAAACTGGCATTTACTCTCGATCAGCTTGTCGACGTTTCGGTAGCGGAAAACTCGATTAATCCACAAAACATTGAAGCGGATATCCGTAAGAAACTGCTACCTATGCTGTTTAAAGAATGCAAGGCGATTGGCGGTGGTATGGATCAAGCAAAAAAGATGGTGGAGATGATCGTACAAATCACCCGAGTCGGGTTGAGTGGGGTTTAA
- a CDS encoding M48 family metallopeptidase: MCFFYGDERISFDCVSRLQSVGRVLIKVHPDCRVVVSAPKDADDHAVLNAVKKRGRWIYQQLRDFRQQREYITPRQYISGESHYYLGKQYLLKVLEEPSGIQGVKMLRGKLEVTLHQRNAAKVRQLLVDWYKTRAKEVFSRRLEAMLEQALWVSERPQLHLLTMQTQWGSCSPHGRLTLNPYLVKAPRECIDYVILHELCHIAEHNHSERFYRLMGQVMPAWEIVKTRLDGMAGVIFSDL; this comes from the coding sequence ATGTGTTTTTTTTACGGTGATGAGCGAATTAGTTTTGACTGCGTTTCGCGTCTCCAGTCAGTTGGACGCGTGCTGATAAAAGTACACCCAGATTGCAGGGTGGTTGTTTCAGCACCCAAGGATGCTGACGATCATGCAGTACTGAATGCGGTGAAAAAGCGTGGTCGTTGGATATATCAACAACTACGTGATTTTCGCCAGCAGCGTGAATACATCACTCCACGGCAGTACATTAGCGGGGAGAGTCATTATTACTTGGGTAAGCAATATCTGCTAAAGGTTCTTGAAGAGCCATCAGGGATACAGGGCGTCAAGATGTTGCGCGGCAAACTGGAGGTGACGCTACACCAGAGAAACGCAGCAAAGGTTCGGCAGTTGCTTGTGGATTGGTACAAAACCCGAGCTAAAGAGGTTTTTTCCAGGCGATTAGAGGCGATGCTGGAACAGGCATTATGGGTAAGTGAACGTCCGCAACTACACCTTTTAACGATGCAAACCCAATGGGGAAGTTGCTCTCCTCATGGTCGGTTGACGCTCAACCCCTATTTGGTCAAAGCCCCCCGTGAATGCATTGATTATGTGATTCTACATGAACTGTGTCATATCGCTGAGCATAACCATAGCGAACGCTTTTATCGGCTAATGGGACAGGTGATGCCTGCATGGGAAATAGTAAAAACACGTCTGGATGGGATGGCCGGGGTGATTTTTTCTGATTTATGA
- a CDS encoding restriction endonuclease: MAVPTYDKFIEPVLRYLAGKPDGVPARDAHEAAAEALNLDDNQRSEAIASGQLVYKNRAGWAHDRLKRAGLSQSLSRGKWCLTPEGVNWVHAHPLPLTEEEVNYLALDFMNVKLKQQPDAVDLDPRPAILNQEELAKSSPDDRLDQALKELRDAVADELLENLLQVSPTRFEVIVLDVLHRLGYGGHRDDLQRVGGTGDGGIDGIISLDKLGLEKVYVQAKRWQNTVGRPELQAFYGALAGQKAKRGVFITTSGFTSQARDFAHSVEGMVLVDGERLVHLMIENEVGVSSRLVKVPKLDMDYFE; encoded by the coding sequence ATGGCCGTTCCTACCTACGATAAATTTATTGAGCCAGTACTCCGCTATTTGGCAGGTAAACCTGATGGCGTACCGGCTCGTGATGCGCACGAAGCCGCTGCTGAAGCACTTAATCTTGATGATAATCAGCGGTCAGAAGCAATTGCCAGCGGTCAATTAGTTTATAAAAATCGGGCTGGTTGGGCACATGACCGCCTGAAGCGAGCCGGGTTATCGCAAAGCTTATCCAGAGGCAAGTGGTGCTTAACGCCAGAAGGAGTTAATTGGGTACATGCCCATCCTCTGCCACTCACTGAAGAGGAAGTGAACTATCTGGCGCTTGATTTTATGAACGTGAAGCTTAAGCAGCAACCTGATGCTGTCGATCTTGATCCAAGACCAGCCATACTGAACCAGGAAGAGCTGGCAAAAAGCAGCCCGGACGATCGTCTTGATCAGGCGTTAAAAGAGCTGCGAGACGCAGTTGCTGATGAGCTGTTGGAAAATCTGTTACAAGTATCCCCGACACGTTTTGAGGTTATCGTTCTGGATGTCCTTCATCGTCTGGGATATGGCGGGCATCGGGATGACCTGCAACGCGTAGGCGGCACCGGTGATGGTGGTATCGACGGTATTATTTCGCTTGATAAGCTGGGGCTGGAAAAGGTTTACGTACAGGCTAAACGCTGGCAAAACACCGTTGGCCGTCCAGAACTGCAAGCGTTCTATGGTGCGCTGGCCGGACAAAAGGCGAAACGTGGTGTGTTTATCACCACTTCCGGTTTTACTTCTCAGGCGCGAGATTTTGCCCATTCCGTTGAAGGCATGGTTCTGGTTGATGGTGAACGTCTGGTTCATTTGATGATTGAAAACGAAGTCGGTGTTTCTTCACGCTTGGTTAAAGTGCCCAAGCTGGATATGGATTATTTTGAGTAA
- a CDS encoding helix-turn-helix transcriptional regulator has translation MTSEPSLLKDQFVDMAFITKLTGLTDKWFYKLIQDGAFPPPIKFGRRSRWLQSEVEAWLQRRIEQSRVSQ, from the coding sequence ATGACCAGTGAACCCAGCCTGCTCAAAGATCAATTCGTCGATATGGCGTTTATCACCAAATTGACCGGATTAACCGACAAATGGTTTTACAAGCTGATTCAGGACGGCGCATTTCCGCCCCCCATCAAATTTGGTCGCCGCTCCCGCTGGCTGCAAAGTGAAGTGGAAGCCTGGCTCCAGCGCCGTATAGAACAATCCCGAGTATCACAATGA
- a CDS encoding inovirus Gp2 family protein produces the protein MNRDIIVDETYGPLCRHYVARIEETLHKALRAHPRTLALRIDLHIPDRDDISGMAIRNNVISRFMASLASQLEAQRYRKMQSGIRVHQTDLRYIWCREFDWFGNKPHYHVVLLLNKDTYQSPGHYLSDDTNLATMIIAAWNRALGMKVADTPLARSLVHFPENPCYWLDVNSEESERAYSSLMFRLRYMAKNATKHHEDHLRAFGCSQR, from the coding sequence ATGAACAGAGATATCATTGTTGATGAAACCTATGGGCCGCTATGTCGTCATTATGTCGCCCGAATCGAGGAAACCCTTCACAAAGCGCTAAGGGCACACCCCCGTACACTGGCGCTGAGAATAGATTTACACATTCCTGACAGGGACGATATATCAGGCATGGCAATACGCAATAACGTTATCAGCCGCTTTATGGCGTCATTAGCGTCTCAGCTCGAAGCACAAAGGTATCGAAAAATGCAGTCAGGCATTCGGGTGCACCAAACTGATTTGCGCTATATCTGGTGCCGTGAATTTGACTGGTTTGGTAACAAACCCCATTACCATGTGGTGCTGTTACTGAATAAAGATACTTACCAGTCACCAGGGCACTACCTGTCAGATGACACCAATCTGGCAACGATGATCATTGCGGCCTGGAACCGGGCATTGGGAATGAAAGTTGCGGACACCCCACTGGCCCGGTCACTGGTGCATTTTCCTGAGAACCCCTGCTACTGGCTCGATGTAAACAGCGAAGAGAGTGAGCGGGCCTATTCCAGCCTGATGTTTCGGCTCAGGTATATGGCAAAAAACGCAACCAAGCACCACGAGGACCATCTCCGGGCTTTTGGTTGCAGCCAGCGCTGA
- a CDS encoding CopG family ribbon-helix-helix protein, whose amino-acid sequence MGEFFTMEKHTRICSFSIRKTTLEALDGYAAARGKRSRSELVSELLDFAIDQKRHQHDEENIPGDGIIPEKISIKWYESLYFNSLRDYFYSGDCWFEIRLHGISVSEEGEIEEYDSLVDKLNEFYEGLINDLNVKLGKDSDLARTFIGAIKSDDVKILAVRVRGTQEYIPGVGPVCNVVYAVTLVNVKENTHSKDHFYLDYHAIQVLDVREIGRAPLSTLVRKKNKQLAPGYLYWMPITIFQNKMLVMGVRRRALSDQAIALVKIDDVIMVTNQAIRVKKNRK is encoded by the coding sequence GTGGGAGAATTTTTTACGATGGAAAAGCACACCAGGATTTGTTCATTCAGTATCAGGAAAACCACGCTGGAGGCATTGGATGGGTACGCCGCTGCCCGTGGTAAACGATCGCGATCCGAGCTTGTCAGTGAATTGCTTGATTTTGCCATTGACCAGAAAAGGCACCAGCATGATGAAGAGAACATTCCCGGTGATGGCATCATTCCCGAAAAAATAAGCATTAAATGGTATGAGTCTCTGTATTTTAACTCGTTACGGGATTATTTTTATTCCGGTGATTGCTGGTTTGAGATTCGTCTTCACGGTATTAGCGTATCTGAGGAGGGGGAGATCGAAGAATATGACAGCCTTGTTGATAAGCTTAACGAGTTTTATGAGGGGCTGATAAACGATCTCAATGTGAAACTGGGAAAAGATTCAGATCTGGCGAGAACATTTATTGGGGCTATTAAAAGTGATGATGTGAAAATCCTGGCGGTAAGGGTACGGGGGACGCAGGAATATATTCCAGGGGTGGGGCCAGTTTGCAACGTCGTTTATGCGGTCACGCTGGTCAATGTCAAAGAAAATACGCATTCAAAAGATCATTTTTATCTGGATTATCACGCTATTCAGGTATTGGATGTGAGGGAAATTGGCCGGGCACCACTGAGTACGTTGGTGAGGAAAAAGAATAAACAGTTAGCACCAGGCTATCTCTACTGGATGCCCATCACGATTTTTCAAAACAAGATGCTTGTTATGGGCGTGAGAAGACGCGCGTTATCTGACCAGGCCATTGCGCTCGTGAAAATCGATGATGTGATAATGGTAACAAACCAGGCAATACGCGTAAAAAAGAACAGAAAATAA
- a CDS encoding GTPase family protein has protein sequence MNHQDGPAPLRQALSGLPEWVTAQIWQHIRQLTHYEPVIGIMGKTGAGKSSLCNALFAGEVSPVSDVAACTRGPLRFRLNVGERCMTLVDLPGVGESERRDAEYAAMYCQQLPYLDLVLWLIKADDRALAVDEHFYHQVIGEAWRHKVLFVVSQADKIEPTEGGVKALSATQRQSLARKITLLHTLFLPVHPVCAVSVRLRWGCSHMAALMVASLPREASSPLVTQLQPPLRSERVTQKARDDFADTVGSTLDTVSRLPLIPATVRTLIQTLRDTVVSVARALWAVFF, from the coding sequence ATGAATCATCAGGATGGGCCTGCGCCGTTGCGTCAGGCGTTGTCGGGGTTGCCGGAGTGGGTGACAGCGCAAATCTGGCAGCATATCCGGCAGTTGACCCACTACGAGCCGGTTATCGGCATCATGGGCAAGACCGGTGCAGGCAAGAGCAGCCTGTGTAATGCGCTGTTTGCCGGTGAGGTGTCGCCGGTCAGCGATGTGGCGGCCTGTACCCGTGGGCCGCTGCGCTTTCGCCTTAACGTGGGTGAGCGTTGTATGACGCTGGTAGACCTGCCCGGAGTCGGTGAAAGTGAACGGCGTGATGCGGAGTATGCCGCGATGTATTGCCAGCAACTTCCGTATCTCGATCTGGTGCTGTGGCTTATCAAGGCCGATGACCGGGCGCTGGCGGTGGATGAGCACTTTTACCATCAGGTGATTGGCGAAGCCTGGCGGCACAAGGTGCTGTTTGTGGTCAGTCAGGCGGACAAGATTGAACCCACTGAGGGCGGCGTGAAGGCGTTGTCTGCCACACAGCGGCAGAGCCTTGCGCGCAAAATCACCCTGCTGCACACCCTGTTTTTGCCGGTGCATCCGGTCTGTGCGGTTTCGGTGCGGTTACGCTGGGGCTGTTCGCACATGGCGGCGCTGATGGTGGCAAGCCTGCCGCGCGAAGCCAGCAGCCCGCTGGTCACACAGCTACAGCCGCCCCTTCGTAGCGAACGTGTCACTCAAAAAGCCCGCGATGATTTTGCCGATACGGTGGGCAGCACGCTCGATACCGTCAGCCGTCTGCCGCTGATACCGGCCACGGTGCGCACGCTTATCCAGACGCTGCGCGATACCGTGGTGTCCGTGGCCCGCGCCCTGTGGGCGGTGTTCTTCTGA
- a CDS encoding DUF932 domain-containing protein, protein MTRLASRFGAANLIRRDRPLTREELFRTVPSVFSEEKHESRSDRYTDIPTITLLDNLQREGFQPFFACQTRVRDDSRREHTKHMLRLRREGQITGHQVPEIILLNSHDGSSSYQMLPGMFRQVCQNGLICGESFGEVRVPHKGDVVGRVIEGAYEVLDTFERIGEKRDAMQSLLLPPPAQSALANAALTYRFGEAHQPVTAAQILTPRRWQDDRQDLWTTFQRIQENLIKGGLPGRNPQGKRARTRAVSSIDNDVRLNRALWVLAESLLTQCQGGAC, encoded by the coding sequence ATGACCCGTCTGGCCTCGCGCTTTGGCGCGGCAAACCTGATCCGCCGTGACCGCCCGTTAACCCGCGAAGAGCTGTTTCGCACCGTACCCAGCGTGTTCAGTGAGGAAAAGCATGAGTCCCGCAGTGACCGATACACTGACATTCCGACGATTACCCTTCTGGATAATTTACAACGTGAAGGCTTCCAGCCGTTCTTTGCCTGCCAGACCCGCGTGCGCGACGACAGCCGCCGCGAGCACACCAAACACATGCTGCGCCTGCGTCGGGAAGGGCAAATCACCGGCCATCAGGTGCCGGAAATCATCCTGCTCAACAGTCATGACGGCTCCAGCTCGTACCAGATGCTGCCGGGGATGTTCCGGCAGGTGTGCCAGAACGGGCTGATTTGCGGCGAAAGTTTTGGTGAGGTGCGGGTGCCCCATAAAGGCGATGTGGTGGGCCGGGTGATTGAAGGCGCGTATGAGGTGCTGGATACCTTTGAGCGCATCGGGGAAAAGCGCGATGCCATGCAGTCATTGCTGTTACCGCCTCCGGCGCAATCCGCGCTGGCAAACGCCGCCCTGACGTACCGTTTTGGTGAGGCGCATCAGCCGGTGACGGCAGCGCAAATCCTGACGCCGCGCCGCTGGCAGGACGACCGGCAAGACCTGTGGACTACCTTTCAGCGTATTCAGGAGAACCTGATAAAGGGCGGGCTGCCCGGTCGCAACCCGCAGGGGAAACGGGCCCGCACCCGTGCCGTCAGCAGCATCGACAACGATGTGCGGCTCAACCGGGCGCTGTGGGTGCTGGCGGAAAGTCTGCTGACGCAGTGTCAGGGGGGAGCATGTTAA